The Coffea arabica cultivar ET-39 chromosome 4e, Coffea Arabica ET-39 HiFi, whole genome shotgun sequence genome includes a window with the following:
- the LOC113739403 gene encoding uncharacterized protein — protein sequence MDGRGGCCIARYAGNTYDMSKMDRIMLRYRPIAPKPATNSSCSGSSTAENSGAYVKTGRAKRRYVRNSGKKKIASFSNGGVTKKCKCARKRKSPSPEENESMNGGRSTVSTGSVSGGDGVGVGVVTLPLLPETPETKQRSSSSSQERPARGASSRGVEKAKVPMWLNFEGGGSSQRDGKAGGMVGQPVRVVGTWVRVECVTETWAGVGLDDVYGGGLGCTDQEKLMNLDRDTCPGFVTEGMSRVVWVNRAYRAMVVGQEEAESSSSEVLVWLVMKEGFELPPKNWPAFTCRVRVVTCGKGNSSLTLPCDVWRLGGGHGFAWRLDTKAALSLGR from the coding sequence ATGGATGGAAGAGGAGGGTGTTGCATAGCTAGATATGCTGGAAATACGTACGATATGTCGAAGATGGACCGTATAATGCTGAGATATCGGCCGATCGCGCCGAAGCCGGCTACAAACAGCTCGTGTTCGGGGAGCTCTACGGCGGAGAACAGTGGAGCTTACGTGAAAACCGGCCGAGCAAAAAGAAGGTACGTAAGAAATAGTGGTAAGAAGAAGATTGCTAGTTTTAGTAATGGTGGGGTGACAAAGAAGTGTAAGTGCGCAAGGAAGAGAAAATCCCCCTCTCCCGAAGAAAACGAGTCGATGAATGGCGGTAGAAGCACCGTCTCCACTGGATCGGTATCCGGTGGAGACGGTGTTGGGGTTGGAGTTGTCACTCTACCTTTGTTGCCGGAGACTCCTGAGACGAAACAACGGTCTTCCTCTTCGTCCCAGGAGCGTCCGGCAAGAGGGGCTTCTTCTCGCGGCGTTGAGAAAGCAAAAGTCCCTATGTGGTTGAATTTTGAGGGTGGAGGGTCGTCCCAGCGGGATGGGAAGGCGGGTGGGATGGTGGGCCAGCCGGTCAGGGTGGTGGGGACGTGGGTGAGGGTGGAATGCGTAACTGAAACATGGGCTGGGGTTGGGTTGGATGATGTGTACGGTGGAGGACTGGGGTGTACGGACCAGGAGAAGCTGATGAATCTAGATCGGGACACGTGTCCGGGGTTTGTAACGGAGGGCATGAGTAGGGTAGTTTGGGTTAACAGGGCGTACCGGGCGATGGTTGTGGGCCAGGAGGAGGCGGAGTCGTCGTCGTCGGAGGTGCTGGTCTGGCTGGTAATGAAGGAAGGATTTGAGCTGCCACCAAAGAACTGGCCGGCGTTCACGTGCAGGGTGAGGGTGGTCACGTGCGGAAAGGGGAATAGTTCCCTGACTCTTCCGTGTGATGTGTGGAGACTGGGTGGTGGCCATGGCTTTGCATGGAGATTGGATACTAAGGCTGCTCTTTCACTCGGTCGCTGA